GGTACTGCGCGCCCGGATTGCCGAGGCCGACTATCAACCGCACGCGGCCTCCATTCCCGACCCGCGCCACCTAGTCTGCTGCGTCGCCTCCCTCGGCCTCGCCCTCGGCGCCTTCCGCCTCCGCCTCGGTCTCCTCCTCCTCGTCCTCGTCGGCACCGGTCTTGGCCGTGGTCACGTGCACGAGCAGCGTGTCGCGGTCGCTCACCGGCGTCCAGTCCGCTCCCTCGGCCACGTCGCGGACCCGCACGCCGTCGCCGATCATCAGGTCGCTGACGTCGACGTCGACGTGCTCCGGGATCTCGGCCGGCATGCACTCGATCTGGAACTCCCGCGTGACGAAGTCGAGCAGCCCGCCCTGCTGCTTGACGCCGGCCGCCTCGCCGTGGAGCGTCACCGGCACCGTGACGATGATCGCCTTGTCCATCGCCAGGTGGAACAAGTCGACGTGCAGCAGGGCGTCCGTGACCGGATCGTGCTGGATGTCCTTGATCAGCACCTTGCCGGAATCGCTGCCGTCCACCTGCAGATCGACGAGCGTGTTGACGCCCGACTCCGAGTGCAGGATGCGCATCACCGCCTTCGGATCGACGTCGACGGCCACGCTCTCCACCGGCGCCTTGCCGTACACGACGGCAGGCAACCGTCCCGTGCGCCGCAGCCGGCGCGCCTCGTTCTTGCCGCGCGTCTGCCGGGTGGCGGCGACCAAAGTGGCTTGCATCTTTCTCTCTTCTCCTACACGAACAGCGACGACACCGACGTCTCCTGGTGAATGCTCTGGATGGCCCGGCCGAGCAGCCCCGCGACCGACAGCACCCGGACCTTCTCGGACCGCTCGAACGCCGGGCGCAGGGGAATCGTGTTGGTCACGATGAGCTTCTCGAGCGGGGAATCCTCCACCCGCTCCAACGCGGGTCCCGAGAGCACGCCGTGCACCGCGCAGGCCATGATCTCGGCGGCGCCGCTCTCCTCGAGCGCCCGCGACGACTGCTGCAACGTTCCCGCCGTGTCGACGATGTCGTCCAGGAGCACGCACACGCGGCCCCGGACCTCGCCGACGACGTGCATCACCTCGGCGTGTCCGTCCTCGGACCGGCGCTTGTCGATGATCGCCAGATCGGCGTCCAGCCGCTTGGCGTAGGCGCGCGCCCGCTCCACGCCGCCGGCGTCGGGCGACACGATCGTCACGTGGCCCCGGTAGCCGGCGCGCGTCAGGTAGTCGATGAATACCGGCGTCGCGAACAGGTGATCGACCGGGATGTCGAAGAACCCCTGGATCTGCGCCTTGTGCAGGTCCATCGTCAGCACGCGGTTGGCGCCCGCCGCGCTCACCAGGTTGGCGACCAGCTTCGCCGAGATCGGCACCCGCGGCTTGTCCTTGCGGTCCTGGCGGGCGTAGCCGTAGTACGGCATCACCGCGGTGATGCGGGCCGCCGAAGACCGCCGGAAGGCGTCGATCATCACGCACAACTCGACCAGATGCTGATCCACCGGGGTGCACGTCGGCTGCACCACGAACACGTCGGTGCCGCGGATGTTCTCGTCGATCTGAAACGACACCTCGGTGTCGGAGAAGCGCCGTAGCGCCGCGCGGCCCATCGGCACCCCGAGTACGCCGGCGATCTCCTCCGCCAGCGCCGCATGGGCACTGCCCGCGAACAGCTTCAGATCTCCGTTGTGAGTCGGCACGGTTCCTGGTCAGCGCCGCGTTTCTGCGCCCTTGTTGCGTCTCCCGCGGGTGGCTGGGGCGGAAGGATTCGAACCTTCGAATACGGGATCCAAAGTCCCGCGCCTTACCGCTTGGCCACGCCCCATCGGTAGCAGCCCGCGGCGCTCGCCGCACGCGCCGCCACGCGGGCGGACGCACGGAGACGTCCGGCGCGCAAGGCGCGAGCGGGGAGTTTAGTCGATGCGGGCGACGGCGGCAAGACGCGCGCAGGCTACGGCGTCGATGGTGCGGGTCAACAGCACCCCGCCGGCCGCGGCGCCGGGCGCGCGCAGCGCACGGCGGGCTTCCAGCGCCCGCGCGCGCGACGCGAAGAGGCCGAAGACCACCGAGCCGCTGCCGGTCAGCGCGGCGCAGAGGGCCCCTGCGGCGCGCAGGCGGGCGTTCAGCGCGCCGATCTCCGCATGCCGCCGCGCGACCGGCGCCTCCAGGTCGTTGCGCAGCCGCCCGAGATCGCGGCGCCCCCCGCCCGGCGCCCCGGCCCCCCCGCGCGCGCCGGCGGCGGCTTCGGGCGCGTCCAGATCCCACCAGCGGTAGGCGTCCGCCGTCGAGACGCCGAATCCGGGCGCGGCCAGCACCACCCAGTAACCCGCCGCCGACCGCAGCCGGCGCAGCCGCTCGCCCCGGCCCGTCGCCAGCACCGTGCCGCCGCGCAGGAAGAACGGCACGTCCGATCCGACATCCGCGGCGACTCCCTCCAGCCACCGTGCGCTCGCCGACGGCGCCCACCACAGCCGCAAGGCCCGCAGCGCGGACGCCGCGTCGCTGCTCGCGCCGCCGAGCCCCGCCGCGGCCGGAACGCGCTTGCGAATCGACACGCCGACCCCGTCCGGGTCTCCCCGCCGCCCCACGGCGCGCCAGAGCGCCGCCGCGGCGGTCCAGACCAGATTGCCCCTATCCGCGGGGACCCAGGGCGCGGCGGAGCGGACCGTCAACGGACCGCGCCGCGGGGCGATCGAAAGGGTGTCGTGCAGCGCGATCGACTGCAGGATCGTCGACACCTCGTGGTAGCCGTCCGGGCGGCGCCCCAGCACGCGCAGGTCGAGATTGATCTTGGCCGGAGCGCGAACCCGCAGGCGGCGGGGCGAACCGCGGCCGGTCACGGCCTGGCCGCCGCATCTCCGGCCGGCGGCGACGCCTGCTCCAGAGGCGACCCGCCGCGCAGGCCGGCCAGCGAGACCGGCGTGTAGCCCGCCGGCACATCGACCTCGAACGCGGCCGGATGCAGGGTGATGTTCATGCTCACCCGCGACAGCGTCCCGCTCAGGTCGGCGCCGCCCCGCGGGCCGTCCACCCGGATCCGGAGCCGCCGCGGCAGGCCGCGGACGTGCGCCGAGTACTCGACCGTCAGATCGCCCCGCCGGCCCGCGGCGACCACCTGCTCTCCCTCCGCGCCGCGCACGTAGGCCGCCGCCCCGCCCTCCAGCTCCACCGTCACCGACCCGTCGGGATGGCGCCGGGCGGCGGTGGCGACCGGGTCCGGCGCAAGGCACCCGGTCAGCAGCGCATGCACGTCCGCGGGAGCCAGGGCCAGGCCGGCCAGCGCCTGCAGCACCTCGGCCGGCCGCGCGTCGCGCACCACCTGCGCGTCGCGCGGCAACAGCAGCGTCGCGCTGTCGTCGCGCGCGACGAAGACGAACAGGGGCGCACCGAACGGCGCGAGCGCCTCGATGCGCAGCGAACCGGAACGCTCCGCCGCCGCCCGCATGCGGGTGCGCCGCAGAGTGGTGTCGCCCGACCGGCCGCCGAGCACGAGCAGGAATTCCATCGTGCGGACGCCGCGGCAGGGCGCCGCGACCCGTTCCCAGAAGGCGGCGTGGTCGGGCAGGGGCACGCCGCCGCCGTCCGGCACCTCGATGCCGCGGCGCGACGACGCGCAGGCCGCCGCGAGCAGCGCGACGGCGAGCACGGGGATTCGGAAACGCCGGAGTCCGGCGGGCGCGCGTGCCGGCACGGGTCGTTCGCGGTGGAGGCTACCGATCCAGACGGCGTTGCGCGTCCCTGATCTTGCGCTCGATCGCCGCGGGATCGATTTCCTCGCCGTCGCCGTCCAACGCCCTCCGCCAGGCGGCGATGGCCTCGTCGTACCGCTCCAGCCGGTGGAGCAGATCGCCGAGGTGATCCTGAACCACGGAGTTGCGCTGCAACTGATCGCCGGCGGCGCGCAGCGGGGGCTCGGCCAGATCGAGCCGATCGAGCTTGAAGTACGCCCATCCCAGGCTGTCGAGATAGGAGCCGTTGTGCGGATCCCGCTCGATCGCGCGGGCGATGAGGGCCACCGACTCGTCCAGGCGCTCGCCCCGGTCGGCGAGCATGTAGCCCAGGTAGTTCAGCGCCTGCGCGTGCTCCGGATCCCGATCGAGCACCCGCCGGAACGCGCGCTCGGCGTCGGCGAACCGGTCGCTCTGCTCGAGGACGGCGCCGAGCAGGAACAGGATCGACGTCTCCGCCGGGAACTGCTGCTGCGCCGACTCCAGCACCAGGACGGCTTCGCGCAGCCGGTCGTGCTCGCTGTAGAAGGACGCCAGGGCCAGGTGCGCGCGCGGCACGTCCCGGTTCTCCGCGAGCAGATCCACCAGCAGGTCCTCGCCCCGCTCCAGGTCGCCGCGCCGGCCGTGCAGGTCGGCCTCGATGATGGCCAGCGTCAGGTTGCGGGGGCTCGCGTCGCGCGCCCGCGCCAGGAGCCGGGAAGCGTCGTCGTGGCGGTCCCCGTCGACGTAGGCCTGCGCCAGCCGCGCCTGGAAGCCCGGACTGGTGGGCATCAGCGAGACCGCGTCCTCGTACACCCGCGTCGCGCCCGCGGGATCCTCGAGCCACTGGTACGCGCGCCCGAGCTGGTCCAGCATCTCGGCCAGCAGCCGCTGCGGGCGCATCGTGCGCGCCGGCTCCAGCACCGGCGCCAGCGTCTCGACGACGCGCTGGTACTCGTGCCGGCGCTCGAACACCTGGGACAGCACGTAGGGTCCCCGCAGTCCGTCCGGCTCCAGCTCGATCAGCCGGCGGGCGGCCGACTCCGCCGCGTCGAAGTTGGTGAGGGCGATCTCCACCTCGGCCAGCATGTGGTAGCTGGCCGTGTCGCGGGGGCGCATCTCGAGGATGCCGCCGAGCACGTCGCGGGCGCTCACCGGCTCGTTGCCCTCCAGCAGCGCCGCGGCCAGGCGGCGGCGGACCCCGGCGCTGCGCGGATTCAGGGCCACCGCGCCCCGGTAGGCCTCGGCCGCGTCGCGCCAGCGGCGGGCCTGCTCGTAGAGCTCGCCCAGACGCGCCAGCATCCGGAACGTGGGCCGGGTGCTGCCCACCGCCTCCTCCAGCGTGCTGAGCGCGTCGTCGTGACGGCCCGCCTGCTGGTAGGCCTCGGCCAGCAGGACGCTCGCCAACGCGTAGGCGAGCTGATCCTTGGACAGGTCCTCGAGCAGCTCGATAGCCTCGTCCGTCGCGGTCGCTCGCAGATAGAAGCGGGCCAGCGTCAGCTCGACCTGCAGGTCCGGCACCACCGATCCGCGCGCCTGCTCCAGGTGCGCGACGGCCCGGTCGACGTCCTCGCGGGTGCCCTCGCGCAGGGAGGCCGCCGCGGCGTAGGCCAGCCCCAGCACGCGGTGGGCCGAGCGGTTGTCGGGCTCGCGGGCCAGCGCCTGTTCGGCGGCTTCCACGGCGTCCTCGGCGCGGCCGGCCCGGGCATACAGCGCGGCCAGCTCGGCGAGCGGCTCGCCGGCCGCCGGATCGAGCCGGGCGGCCTCCCGGAACGCCTGTATGGCGCCCTCGGTATCGTCCAGCCCCTCCAGGTGCCGGCCGAGCATGAAACGGGAGTACGCCTCGGCGCGCGCCGGCGAGTCCGATTCCGCGGGCGCCTGCGCGGCGGCAGGCCCGGCGATCACCGTAACGAGCACCGGAAACGCGACAGCCAGGGAGACAACGCGGGCCGCATAACACATGCCCGCGATTCTTCCACAGGTCGGGCCCGGCGACAAGACCGGTCTTCCGGGCGCGGGCCCCGCAACGGCGCGGCGCCGACGTTCTGCTATAGTGAGAACTCGATCATGGGCATCGATCCGGAACTGCTCGCGATTCTCGCCTGCCCCTCCTGCAGGGCGCCGGTCAAGCTGATCAACGACGGCGCGGCGCTGAAGTGCTACAAGTGCCGCCGGGTCTTCCCGATCAAGGACGATATCCCGGTGATGCTGATCGACGAATCCACCGTCGATCCGTAATCGCCGCTCTCCGGCACGCCGTCATGCCGCTGCGCATTCCCGCCGCGTCGAGGCTGGACACCATCGGCTGGACCGTGCTGCTGCTCTTCGTCTTCGCCCTGCCGCTGTCGATCGCGGTCTCGCAGATCCTGCTGACGGTGCTCGTCGGCGTCTGGCTGGCCGCCCGCGCGGCGGGCGCCGAGCGCGGCCGGACGCCCGCGTTCTTCACGCCGCTGCTGGCCTATGCCGCGTGGACGCTCGCCGTCAGCGTGCCGTTCTCCCTCGCCCCGGTGACCAGCCTCGTCGAGTCGCGGGAAGTGCTGCTGTTCCTGGTGGCGCCGATCGTGCTCGCCCTCGCCCGCGGCGAGCGCGCCCGGACGGTCGTCACCGTGGCCCTGGCCGCCGGCGCGGTCAACGCGGTCGCCGGCATCGTGCAGTACGGCATCCTGCAGTACGACAACCTCGGACAGCGGCCCAGCGGATCCATGGGGCACTACATGACCTACGCCGGGCTCCTGATGCTGATGCTCTGCGCCGCCCTGTCCCGGCTGCTCTTCGACGCCCGCGACCGCGCCGGCGCCCTCGTCGTCCTGCCGGCGCTGTCGGTCGCCCTCGTCGTCACCCTGACCCGGAGCGCATGGATCGGCGCCGCCGCCGCGGCCGGCCTGCTGCTCGTGCTGCGGGACCGCCGCCTGCTCGCGCTGGCCCCGGTGGCCGCCCTCGTCTTCGTGGCCATCGCCCCGGCGCAGGTGACCGACCGCCTCTACAGCACGTTCGACCTCCGGGACCCGACCAATCGGGACCGGCTGGCCATGCTGACGGCCGGGACCGGGATGATCGGCGACCATCCCCTGACCGGCATCGGCCCCGGGCTCGTCGAGGAGGTCTACGCCGACTACCGCCCGGCGAGCGCGGTCAACGAGACGAACCCCCACCTGCACAACGTCCCGCTGCAGATCGCGGCCGAGCGCGGGCTGCCCGCGCTGGCCCTGTGGGTGTGGTTCGTCGCCGCGGCGGCGCGCGATCTCGTCCGCCGGCTGCGGGATCCCGCGTCCCGCACGCTGGCCGCGGGCGCACTGGCGGCGCTGGCCGCCATGCTCGCGGCCGGGCTGTTCGAATACAACTTCGGCGACTCCGAGTTCCTGATGCTGCTGCTGGTCCTCGTGACCCTGCCGGCATCGGCCGCGGCCGGTCCGGCGCCCCGGCCCGCCTGAATCCGCCAAACCTGCCCGGCCGCCCGCACGTCCTTTAGATCATGAGCACGTCGGCCCTCCTCCGCGCTCCGTCTCGTCTCCGTCGGCCTCGGCTTCATCGGCCGCCGCCACTTCGGCCGCCCCGGTCCGGCCGCGCGCTCGGCGGCCTGCTGGCGCTGGCGCTGCTGCCGGCCGTGCTCCCGGCGCCGGCCGCCGGAGCCGTCGCGGGGGTGGAGGCCGCCGCGCAGGCGAATCTCGCCGCCCGGGCCGACGATCCGGCGCCCCGGGTGGTCACCGGCATCGTGCTCGACGGCGCCGGCAACGCGCCGATCGCCGCCGCCACCGTCGCCAGCGGCGCCGAGACGGTCGCGACCGACGCGGACGGCCGCTTCTCGGTGACGCTCGCGCCGGACGACGACGGGCTGCGGATCGCGGCCGACGGCTACCTGGAGACCACCGTCGCCCTCGAGCCCGCCGTCGCCGGGTCGGGCGCCACGCTGGAGATCCTGCTGTTCCGCAACACCTTCGCCGAGACCGTGCAGGTCGTGTCCGCGCCCGCCGCCGCGCCGGAGCGGGCCGCCGCCACCCCCATCGCGGCCGAGGAGGTGTTCGAGGTCGCCGGGGCCTTCGACAACATCTTCCGCACCCTGGACACGCTGCCGGGCGTGGCGTCGACGGGCGACTTCGGCAGCCGGCTGGCGGTGCGCGGCGGCACGCCGGACCAGAACCTCACGGTGATGGACGGGGTGGAGATCCACAACCCCTACCGGCTGTTCGGCCTCGTCAGCGCGTTCAATCCGGAGACCGTCGAGCGCTTCGAGCTGACCGCGGGCGGCTTCGGGGCGGCGTACGGCGACCGGCTCTCGTCGCTGCTGATCGTCGACAACCGGGTCGGCGAGAGCGACTTCTCGGGATCCACGGCGGCCGGCGTCACCGACGCCAACGTGGTGCTCGAGGGCGGCGCCCCCGGCGGCGGATCGTGGCTGCTGAGCGGGCGGCGCACCTACTACGACCTGGTCGCCGGTCTCGTCACCGACCAGAACCTGCCCGCGTTCGCCGACGTGCAGGCCCAGGCCCACTGGACCTTCGGGCCCGGGCACCGGCTGGCGCTGTTCGGCCTCACCAGCCGCGAGAACGCCGACTTCCGGTTCGACGACGAAGAGGACGAGGAATCGCGCGACAGCGGACGCCTGGTCTCCGAGGCCGGCAACGACCTCGTCTCGCTGCGCTTCGACGCGCTGCTCGGGGGCGCGGCCACGTCGCGCACCATCGTCTCCTGGTACCGCAACACCGACGTGCTCGGCGTCGACGCGACGTTCGAATCGTCGGCGCGGCGGTCGAACGCGCCCGACGACGCCGTCGGGGCGCTGACCAGCGTGGTCTTCGACCGCGACCTGTCGGTGCGCGACCTCTCGGTGCGCCAGGAGCTCGCGTTTCCGCTATCGCCCGCCCACACGCTCGACACCGGGGTCGAGCTGCACCGGCTGGCGTCCGGCGCCGGGCTCTCCATCACCGGCGACCGGAACGAGACCGTCGCCAACCCCTCCAGCGTGCGGGGCGGATCGGGGCTGCCCGACAGCCTCGACTCGTCGCTCGGCGGCACGCGGGGCGGCGCCTGGATCCAGGACCGCTACACGATCACGCCGCGGCTGTCGGTCGAGCCGGGCCTGCGCCTCGACTGGAGCACCGTCAACGGCGACGCGGTCCTGTCGCCCCGCTTCGCGGCCACGGTGGCGCTCGGCCGGGCGAGCCGCCTGCGGATCGCCGGCGGCCTCTACACCCAGAGTCCGGGCTACGAGAAGCTCATCCAGTCGGACTACTTCTTCGACCTCTCGCCCACCGTCGTGACCGGGCTGCGCCACGAGCGGGCGACGCACCTGGTCACCGGCTTCGAGAAGGACCTCGGCGCCGACACGCTGTTCCGCGTGGAGGGCTACTACAAGACCTTCGACGACCTCATCGTCGGCGGCCTCGAAGCGGAGGCCGAGCGGCGCGCCCGCGTCGCGCGCTACGACTTCCCCGCCGCGCTGCAGGCCAGCGTCCCGGCGGCGGCCAGGATCACCAGCACGCCGGTGAACGGCGGCGGCGGCCGGGCCTACGGCGCCGACGTCTACCTGGTCCGCAGCGACCCGGCGGCCCGGCTGGCCGGCTGGCTCTCCTACGCCTGGGGCCGCGCCGACCGCGACACCTACGGCCTGCGCTACCCGTTCGAGTACGACCGCACCCACGCCTTCAACGCCGTCGGCCGCTACCGGCTGGGCGACCGCTGGAGCATCGCCGCGACCGCGCAGGTGGCCACCGGTTTCCCCTACACCCCGGCGGTCGGCGTCCGCGTGGCGGGCGAGGAGGATGCGCGCGGCCGCCTCGTCCCCGCCCGCGACGCCGGCGGCGCCCTGGTCTACACCGTCGACCTCGGCGGCCTCGACGCCCTGCAGCGCGGGCGCCTGCCCCACTACGCCCGCGTCGACCTGCGCATCGCCCACCAGCCCGGCGGGCCGTCCGGCCGCTGGTCGTGGTACGCCGAGGTGATCAACCTGCTGAACCGCGACAACCCGGTGGAGTTCCAGACCGAGCTGGCCCACGACCCGGACCGCGGCGTGCCGCGCATCGTGGAGAGCCCCAGCGCGGGGTTCCCGATCATCCCGTCGTTCGGCGTGCGGATCCGGTTCTGACCACGCCCGCCCGCACGAACTCGGCACCTGCTCGCCCCGCTATATCCGCATCCTCTTGAACAGGCGTTCCGGCACCAGGCGGATGGCGAGCATGATCGCCCGCCACACCCGGCGCACGTAGACGACGTCCCGGCGGCGCCGGATCGCCTCGACCACCGCGCCGGCGACCTCCTCCGGCGTCGCGGTCAGCAGCGGCGGGAGTTCCATGCCCTCCGTCATCCGCGTGCGCACGAAGCCCGGCTTGACGGTCACGACGTGAACGCCTGATGACGCGAGCCGGTTGCGCAGGCCGGACAGGAACGCGGTGAATCCCGCCTTGGCCGAGCCGTAGACGTAGTTGGCGGCGCGGCCGCGGTCGCCGGCGACGGAGCTGACGCCCGCCAGGACGCCGTTGCCCCGCGCCTCGAACCGTGCCGCCAGGGCGCCCATCAACAAGGCCGGCCCCACGTAGTTGGTCCACATCACGAGCTGCGCGGCGGCACCGTCGCGCTCGCTCGCCTGCTGATCGCCGAGCAGGCCCACCACGCAGACGGCCGTGTCCGGGCACGGATCGAGCGCTTCGGCCAGCGCCGCGCCGCCGTCCGCGGCCAGCACGTCGCACACGTGCTCGGTCACCGCCACGCCGGTGCGCACCCGGATGTCGTCGGCCTCCGCTCTCAGCCGCGCCGGGTCCCGCCCGGCGAGCTGCAGTTCGCAACCCTCGCGGGCCAGTCCGAGCGCGATCGCGCGACCTATGTCGGAGGTCGCGCCGATCACCAGAGCCAGACCGATATCGTCTTTCGTGGGCATGGCTATCGCCGTTCCGGCGTTCACAGCGCCAGGCGCCGGGAGAGCTCCGACGCGAACTTCCGGGGTGCGCCCCACGCGTTCCGTACCGCCTCGAAGGCGGCATGCTGCGGATACCCCTCGCGCATCCGTTCCGGCCGGCAGCAGGCGTCCTTCGCCAGGTAGACGCGCCCGCCGTGCGCGTGGGTAATCCCGTCCAGGGTGTCGACCAGGGCCAGCGTCCCCCGGCGCAAGGGCAGGTCGAGCGCCAGCGTGTAACCCTCGGCCGGAAACGACATCAGGCCCTCGCCGGCCGGGCCGAATCGCTTGAGGACGGCGAGGAACGAGCCCTGTCCGGCCGCGGACGCGCAGCCGAGGAGCGCCGCGAGACCGGCGGCGCTTTCGCCGACGGGCAGCACGCACTGGTACTGGACGAAGCCGCTCCGTCCGTACAGCCGGTTCCACCCGTCGATCCGATCCAGCGGAAAGAAGAAGGGATCGAAATGCACCGGCCGCGGGCCGGCGCGCGCGCGTCCCCGCCGGTGGTACAGGCTGTTGAACAGGCCTACCGACCAGCGGTTGAGCAGCAGCGACGGGGCATCGACGGGCACGCGGATCCTGCCCTCGGGGGCCGGCCGCAACGGCCGCGACGCCAGTGCGGCGGGCAGCGCGCGGCGATGCATCGGCGCCCCCCGCAGGACCAGCGATCGGCCCAACCGCCGGCCGCGCGCCAGACAGTCGATCCAGGCCACGCTGTACGGCCAGCCATGCGACGCCTCGAAGACCGCCATCGCCGCGTCGAGATCCGCCGCCGCCACGGTCTCGGCCAGCACGAAGGACGTCTCGATCCGCTGCATCCGGAAGCTCGCGGACAGAATCACGCCGGTGAGCCCCATGCCGCCCAGCGTGGCCCGGAACAGGTCGGCGTCCTGCAGCCGGCTGCACACGCGGATCCCGCCGTCCGCCGTCGCCAGCGTCAGCGCCTCCACGTGGGCTCCGAATGTCCCGTCGCGATGGTGGTTCTTCCCGTGCACGTCGGCCGCGATCATGCCGCCGACGGTGACGAACTTCGTCCCCGGCACGACCGGCGGAAACCACCCCCGCGGCACGAACGTCCGCAGGATGTCGTCCAGACCGACGCCCGCCTCGCAGGTCAGCACGCCCGTGTCGGCATCGAACGCCTGCATCCGCCCCAGCCCCAGCGTCGAGAGCGTCAGGTCGCGGTTG
Above is a window of Acidobacteriota bacterium DNA encoding:
- a CDS encoding tetratricopeptide repeat protein; its protein translation is MCYAARVVSLAVAFPVLVTVIAGPAAAQAPAESDSPARAEAYSRFMLGRHLEGLDDTEGAIQAFREAARLDPAAGEPLAELAALYARAGRAEDAVEAAEQALAREPDNRSAHRVLGLAYAAAASLREGTREDVDRAVAHLEQARGSVVPDLQVELTLARFYLRATATDEAIELLEDLSKDQLAYALASVLLAEAYQQAGRHDDALSTLEEAVGSTRPTFRMLARLGELYEQARRWRDAAEAYRGAVALNPRSAGVRRRLAAALLEGNEPVSARDVLGGILEMRPRDTASYHMLAEVEIALTNFDAAESAARRLIELEPDGLRGPYVLSQVFERRHEYQRVVETLAPVLEPARTMRPQRLLAEMLDQLGRAYQWLEDPAGATRVYEDAVSLMPTSPGFQARLAQAYVDGDRHDDASRLLARARDASPRNLTLAIIEADLHGRRGDLERGEDLLVDLLAENRDVPRAHLALASFYSEHDRLREAVLVLESAQQQFPAETSILFLLGAVLEQSDRFADAERAFRRVLDRDPEHAQALNYLGYMLADRGERLDESVALIARAIERDPHNGSYLDSLGWAYFKLDRLDLAEPPLRAAGDQLQRNSVVQDHLGDLLHRLERYDEAIAAWRRALDGDGEEIDPAAIERKIRDAQRRLDR
- a CDS encoding SDR family oxidoreductase, with translation MPTKDDIGLALVIGATSDIGRAIALGLAREGCELQLAGRDPARLRAEADDIRVRTGVAVTEHVCDVLAADGGAALAEALDPCPDTAVCVVGLLGDQQASERDGAAAQLVMWTNYVGPALLMGALAARFEARGNGVLAGVSSVAGDRGRAANYVYGSAKAGFTAFLSGLRNRLASSGVHVVTVKPGFVRTRMTEGMELPPLLTATPEEVAGAVVEAIRRRRDVVYVRRVWRAIMLAIRLVPERLFKRMRI
- the ispE gene encoding 4-(cytidine 5'-diphospho)-2-C-methyl-D-erythritol kinase; translated protein: MRVVAPRHRGAGRRRRAPARPRRLLGTGRGALPRRPHDGIPARARRPVGRHHSAAHPHAGGGGAFRFAAHRGARAVRCAPVRLRRARRQRDAAVAARRAGGARRAAGRGAAGAGRPGPGSRGRACAADRVPCAGPGRHRRPAPSRRVGDGGAGGRGGGLRARRGGRAGGRRGPAGRSDGRVLGARPRPAAAAPDPGGRPAGRRRPERDAVAGEHEHHPASGRVRGRCAGGLHAGLAGRPARRVASGAGVAAGRRCGGQAVTGRGSPRRLRVRAPAKINLDLRVLGRRPDGYHEVSTILQSIALHDTLSIAPRRGPLTVRSAAPWVPADRGNLVWTAAAALWRAVGRRGDPDGVGVSIRKRVPAAAGLGGASSDAASALRALRLWWAPSASARWLEGVAADVGSDVPFFLRGGTVLATGRGERLRRLRSAAGYWVVLAAPGFGVSTADAYRWWDLDAPEAAAGARGGAGAPGGGRRDLGRLRNDLEAPVARRHAEIGALNARLRAAGALCAALTGSGSVVFGLFASRARALEARRALRAPGAAAGGVLLTRTIDAVACARLAAVARID
- a CDS encoding TonB-dependent receptor; protein product: MSTSALLRAPSRLRRPRLHRPPPLRPPRSGRALGGLLALALLPAVLPAPAAGAVAGVEAAAQANLAARADDPAPRVVTGIVLDGAGNAPIAAATVASGAETVATDADGRFSVTLAPDDDGLRIAADGYLETTVALEPAVAGSGATLEILLFRNTFAETVQVVSAPAAAPERAAATPIAAEEVFEVAGAFDNIFRTLDTLPGVASTGDFGSRLAVRGGTPDQNLTVMDGVEIHNPYRLFGLVSAFNPETVERFELTAGGFGAAYGDRLSSLLIVDNRVGESDFSGSTAAGVTDANVVLEGGAPGGGSWLLSGRRTYYDLVAGLVTDQNLPAFADVQAQAHWTFGPGHRLALFGLTSRENADFRFDDEEDEESRDSGRLVSEAGNDLVSLRFDALLGGAATSRTIVSWYRNTDVLGVDATFESSARRSNAPDDAVGALTSVVFDRDLSVRDLSVRQELAFPLSPAHTLDTGVELHRLASGAGLSITGDRNETVANPSSVRGGSGLPDSLDSSLGGTRGGAWIQDRYTITPRLSVEPGLRLDWSTVNGDAVLSPRFAATVALGRASRLRIAGGLYTQSPGYEKLIQSDYFFDLSPTVVTGLRHERATHLVTGFEKDLGADTLFRVEGYYKTFDDLIVGGLEAEAERRARVARYDFPAALQASVPAAARITSTPVNGGGGRAYGADVYLVRSDPAARLAGWLSYAWGRADRDTYGLRYPFEYDRTHAFNAVGRYRLGDRWSIAATAQVATGFPYTPAVGVRVAGEEDARGRLVPARDAGGALVYTVDLGGLDALQRGRLPHYARVDLRIAHQPGGPSGRWSWYAEVINLLNRDNPVEFQTELAHDPDRGVPRIVESPSAGFPIIPSFGVRIRF
- a CDS encoding O-antigen ligase family protein; amino-acid sequence: MPLRIPAASRLDTIGWTVLLLFVFALPLSIAVSQILLTVLVGVWLAARAAGAERGRTPAFFTPLLAYAAWTLAVSVPFSLAPVTSLVESREVLLFLVAPIVLALARGERARTVVTVALAAGAVNAVAGIVQYGILQYDNLGQRPSGSMGHYMTYAGLLMLMLCAALSRLLFDARDRAGALVVLPALSVALVVTLTRSAWIGAAAAAGLLLVLRDRRLLALAPVAALVFVAIAPAQVTDRLYSTFDLRDPTNRDRLAMLTAGTGMIGDHPLTGIGPGLVEEVYADYRPASAVNETNPHLHNVPLQIAAERGLPALALWVWFVAAAARDLVRRLRDPASRTLAAGALAALAAMLAAGLFEYNFGDSEFLMLLLVLVTLPASAAAGPAPRPA
- a CDS encoding 50S ribosomal protein L25, with protein sequence MQATLVAATRQTRGKNEARRLRRTGRLPAVVYGKAPVESVAVDVDPKAVMRILHSESGVNTLVDLQVDGSDSGKVLIKDIQHDPVTDALLHVDLFHLAMDKAIIVTVPVTLHGEAAGVKQQGGLLDFVTREFQIECMPAEIPEHVDVDVSDLMIGDGVRVRDVAEGADWTPVSDRDTLLVHVTTAKTGADEDEEEETEAEAEGAEGEAEGGDAAD
- a CDS encoding ribose-phosphate pyrophosphokinase, with the protein product MKLFAGSAHAALAEEIAGVLGVPMGRAALRRFSDTEVSFQIDENIRGTDVFVVQPTCTPVDQHLVELCVMIDAFRRSSAARITAVMPYYGYARQDRKDKPRVPISAKLVANLVSAAGANRVLTMDLHKAQIQGFFDIPVDHLFATPVFIDYLTRAGYRGHVTIVSPDAGGVERARAYAKRLDADLAIIDKRRSEDGHAEVMHVVGEVRGRVCVLLDDIVDTAGTLQQSSRALEESGAAEIMACAVHGVLSGPALERVEDSPLEKLIVTNTIPLRPAFERSEKVRVLSVAGLLGRAIQSIHQETSVSSLFV
- a CDS encoding Trm112 family protein — encoded protein: MGIDPELLAILACPSCRAPVKLINDGAALKCYKCRRVFPIKDDIPVMLIDESTVDP